Proteins encoded in a region of the Elizabethkingia bruuniana genome:
- the clpB gene encoding ATP-dependent chaperone ClpB, giving the protein MNLNQYTVKSQEAIQAAQQTALEFGNQSIEPQHLLEGIFQVDENISPFLLKKSEADAALVRERNRESIESLPKVQGGNIYLSQTANKVLLDAPNIAKKMGDEFVTIEHLWLALIETNSPVSQMLKDMGVTRKLLEGAINELRKGSKATSASSEETYQSLNKYAKNFNELAAEGKLDPVIGRDEEIRRVLQILSRRTKNNPILIGEPGVGKTAIAEGIAHRIISGDVPENLVDKTLYSLDMGALIAGAKYKGEFEERLKSVVNEVIKSDGQIILFIDEIHTLVGAGGGEGAMDAANILKPALARGELRAIGATTLSEYQKYFEKDKALERRFQKVMVEEPDTESAISILRGIKDKYEAHHKVRIKDEAIIAAVEMSQRYISDRFLPDKAIDLIDEASAKLRMEINSKPEELDVLDRKIMQMEIELAAISREGNQVKIDHLKEDLSRINEERNTINAKWLKEKQKSEDLTQIKKDIESLKLEAERASRTGDYAKVAEIQYGKLREKEEELGKVELEMQNHQNELIKEEVTAENISEVIAKWTGIPVTKLIQSEREKLLHLEDELHKRVVGQEEAIQAVSDAIRRNRAGLSDEKKPIGSFLFLGTTGVGKTELAKALAEFLFDDENNMTRIDMSEYQERHSVSRLVGAPPGYVGYDEGGQLTEAVRRRPYSVVLLDEIEKAHPDVFNTLLQVLDDGRLTDNKGRVVNFKNSIIIMTSNLGSHLIQENFENLTDENHEEVIDKTKTEVFDLLKQSLRPEFLNRIDEVVLFQPLNKKEIGRIVQYQLRGFNEMLAKRNIIMTATQDAIDYLMNKGYDPAFGARPLKRVIQQEVLNKLSREILAGNVNDGDRITLDYFEESGLVFRPTDQ; this is encoded by the coding sequence ATGAACTTAAACCAATATACCGTAAAATCACAAGAAGCCATTCAGGCTGCACAACAAACAGCTTTGGAATTTGGCAACCAAAGTATTGAACCTCAACATTTACTTGAAGGTATTTTTCAGGTAGATGAAAATATATCCCCTTTCCTTTTAAAAAAATCTGAGGCAGATGCTGCTTTAGTAAGGGAAAGAAACCGTGAAAGTATAGAGAGTCTTCCTAAAGTACAAGGCGGAAATATTTATCTTTCCCAAACAGCTAACAAAGTGTTGTTGGATGCTCCTAATATTGCAAAGAAAATGGGCGATGAGTTCGTAACCATTGAGCACCTTTGGTTAGCATTAATTGAAACCAATTCACCAGTTTCTCAAATGCTGAAAGATATGGGTGTTACCCGAAAATTACTGGAAGGAGCCATTAATGAACTTAGAAAAGGCAGTAAGGCAACTTCTGCAAGTTCAGAAGAAACGTATCAATCACTAAACAAATACGCTAAGAATTTTAACGAATTAGCTGCTGAAGGCAAATTAGACCCGGTTATCGGACGTGATGAAGAAATAAGAAGAGTTCTTCAGATCTTATCCAGAAGAACCAAAAACAACCCGATCCTGATTGGAGAACCTGGAGTTGGTAAAACTGCTATTGCTGAAGGTATAGCACACAGAATAATCTCCGGAGATGTACCGGAAAATCTGGTAGATAAAACTTTGTATTCATTGGATATGGGTGCTCTTATTGCCGGAGCAAAATACAAAGGTGAATTTGAAGAGCGTCTGAAGTCTGTTGTAAATGAAGTTATAAAATCTGACGGACAGATTATTCTTTTCATTGACGAAATCCATACACTTGTAGGTGCCGGAGGCGGAGAAGGCGCAATGGATGCTGCTAATATCCTAAAGCCTGCATTGGCTAGAGGAGAACTTAGAGCTATCGGTGCTACAACACTTAGTGAATATCAGAAATACTTCGAAAAAGATAAAGCTTTGGAGCGTCGTTTCCAGAAAGTAATGGTGGAAGAACCGGATACTGAATCTGCAATTTCTATCCTTCGTGGTATCAAAGACAAATATGAAGCCCATCACAAGGTGAGAATAAAAGATGAGGCTATTATTGCTGCAGTAGAAATGTCGCAAAGATATATCTCCGACCGTTTCTTACCGGATAAGGCTATTGACCTTATCGATGAAGCTTCTGCTAAACTAAGAATGGAAATCAATTCCAAGCCGGAAGAGCTGGATGTTCTGGATCGGAAAATAATGCAGATGGAAATTGAGTTAGCTGCTATTTCCAGAGAAGGGAATCAGGTAAAAATAGATCATCTGAAAGAAGATCTATCCAGAATAAATGAGGAACGTAATACAATAAATGCCAAGTGGCTAAAAGAAAAACAAAAATCTGAGGATTTAACTCAGATCAAAAAAGATATTGAGTCATTGAAATTAGAAGCTGAAAGAGCTTCCAGAACAGGTGACTATGCAAAAGTAGCTGAAATCCAATACGGAAAACTTCGTGAAAAAGAAGAAGAGCTAGGCAAAGTAGAACTCGAAATGCAAAACCATCAGAACGAACTAATAAAAGAGGAAGTTACTGCAGAAAATATTTCGGAAGTAATTGCTAAATGGACGGGTATACCAGTAACTAAGCTGATCCAGTCTGAAAGAGAAAAGTTACTTCACTTAGAGGATGAACTTCATAAAAGAGTTGTTGGACAGGAAGAGGCTATTCAGGCTGTATCGGACGCAATCAGAAGAAATCGTGCCGGACTTAGTGATGAAAAGAAACCTATTGGCTCTTTCTTATTCTTGGGAACTACTGGTGTTGGTAAAACAGAGCTGGCAAAAGCTTTAGCTGAATTCCTTTTTGATGATGAAAACAATATGACCAGAATTGATATGAGTGAATATCAGGAACGTCATAGTGTTTCCAGATTAGTTGGTGCTCCTCCGGGGTATGTAGGCTATGACGAAGGCGGACAATTAACGGAAGCAGTAAGAAGAAGACCTTATTCTGTTGTCCTTCTGGATGAAATTGAAAAAGCCCATCCGGATGTTTTCAACACCTTATTACAAGTATTAGATGACGGGCGTCTAACAGACAATAAAGGACGTGTTGTAAATTTCAAAAACTCAATTATCATTATGACTTCCAACCTTGGATCTCATCTGATACAGGAGAATTTTGAAAACCTTACTGATGAGAATCACGAAGAGGTAATTGATAAAACAAAAACTGAAGTTTTTGATCTTCTAAAACAAAGTCTTCGTCCGGAATTCCTGAACAGAATTGATGAAGTAGTATTATTCCAGCCTTTAAACAAAAAAGAGATCGGAAGAATTGTACAATATCAGTTAAGAGGATTCAATGAGATGTTAGCAAAACGTAATATCATTATGACAGCTACTCAGGATGCGATTGATTATCTGATGAACAAAGGTTATGATCCTGCATTCGGAGCAAGACCTCTAAAAAGGGTAATCCAACAGGAAGTATTGAATAAACTTTCGAGAGAAATTCTTGCAGGAAATGTTAATGATGGCGACAGAATTACATTAGATTACTTCGAAGAAAGTGGATTGGTATTCAGACCAACTGACCAGTAA